The following nucleotide sequence is from Diospyros lotus cultivar Yz01 chromosome 3, ASM1463336v1, whole genome shotgun sequence.
CTTGAAGCTTGCACAACAAACTAACTGCAAAAGTTAAATCCGACCTAGTTGCGGTCAAATATGATACTACCAACCAAGCTTCTGAACGGTCCTTCATCTATTAGTTAATTTCTCACCATCGTTTTTAAAAAGCTTCTCATTCTAAACTGGTGGGGTAGGAGTAGGTTTGCAATTTCCCatgttgatttttttcaaaacatCTTTTGCACatttgttttgagaaacaaaaaTCTCTTCACTTAATTGCTAAATCTCCATGCCAAGAAAATAACTCATAGCACCCAAATTTATCATCTCAAATTGTTTCAGCGTCTCTTGTTTGAACTTCTGAATTTCTTGTTGATTATCTCCGGTTACCAATAAAtcatcaacaaacaaagatataATTACCAAACCACAATCTTGTTGCCCTTCATGTACAAAGTTGCTTCATTTGGACTCCTCCTAAAACCTTAATTGAAGAGGTAATCATCAATATGACTGTACCTAGCTCTTGAAGCCTGTTTTATCCTACAAAAAGCTTTCTTCAGTTTATAAACTTGGTCTTCTTTTCCTTTGACAGAAAAATCATTTGGCTGCTCCacaaaaatttcttcttctaagaATCCATTGAGAAAGGCTGACTTTACATCCATCTAAAAAATTTGCCAACCTCTTTGAGGTGCAAGAGAAATTAAAAGTCTGATGGTTTTATGTCTTGCAACAAGGAAAATAGTATCATTGAAATCAATATCCTAGGCTATTGAGCATAGCCTTTAACCACCAATATTGCCTTGTACTTGCGTACCGAGTTGTCTAGATTTAACTTGGTTCAATATACCCATTTTACCCCCAATAACCTTCTTGTTTGGAGGCCTCAAAACCAGCTcctaagttttatttatttttttttcaatcacttGCATCTTCTCCTGCATAGTAATATCCCATTCTCCGTATTTTGAAACTTTATCAAAGTTTGGGGGTTCAATAGCTACAAAGTTGCATCTCTAATAAATATCTTGTAAATTAAGATCTGGTTTTTCTAATAGGTGAGACTGAAGATGAGCCATCCTGCTCCTTCTCTTGAACTTCGTCTAGATTTGATTCTTTTGGGACTTCAATGGGGGTACATAGTTGAAGTGGATTCCTTCTCAACTATAGACTCTTCCCAATTCCATAGTGCATTCTCATCAAACGCCACATCTCTATTGATCATCACTTTTTTTGTCTTGAAATTGAACACCTTATAGCCCTTGGTTTGAGAGCTATAACATAGCAAAATTCCCTTTTCAACTTTATCTTCCAACTCGTGTCCTTTCTCAGTAGGAATATTCACATAATAGAGAGAGCCAAAAACTCTTAAATGTTTGACAATTGGCTTTTGATTACTCTAGGCTTCGATTGGAGTCTTATCTATTATTACTCTTGTAGGTAACCTGTTTAACAGTTAAACAGTTGTATAAACAGCTTCAGTATAGAATTTCTTTGGAAAATTCTTCTTGATCAACATGCACTTGGCCATTTCCATgactattttattctttctttctgaAACTCTATTTTGTTGCGGGGGGGTACCCAGCTGTTCGTTGGTGTTCCATGCCTTCTTCTTTGTAAAACTTAGATGAGTTGTATTCCTTGTCTTTGTCATGTTAGCTTTATGTAATCAGTGGCACCTCCCACCAAAGAGAGGGGATGAATTgagtatttataaattttaaaaatttgtgaaGGCTTTCAAAAATAGATAACAAAACAGTGAGTTGTAAACtaaaaaatggaaaatcaaGAATGCAAGAGATACAAAAATTTAGAATAGTTCGGTTTAACCTAACCTACTCCACTACTCTAGCTCTCCACTAGAGATTTTTAAAACCACTAAAACCTTCTACTTTACTAAGTAGGCTCTCAAGCAAAATCGTTAGGAATTTACAATCTCCTACGTATACCCAAGTTGCCCTTCTAGCACAACTGTTAGGAAATACAACACAATATACAAAGAGAATAATTTGAGAGTTATCACTCTCAATTACAAAGATCTCTCCTAAAATTTGTAACAACTCTTTAACAAGCTATTACAAAAGATAAACAGCCTTggttgagagagaaattgaaaGTATAAGTATTATCAAGAAGAATTAATACACTTATAAGCTCTTATCACTTCATTAGACTCTTTAGTGCATTATTGGGCTAGTATTTATGGACTTCTCCCGAGCTTGAATTAACTAGCCGTTATTTGAAGTCGTTGGAGACTTTTAAGGTTTACAAAAACTAGTTGTTAACAGTTGATAGTTTACCAAATTAATCGATTGACAATTTTCTTCAAGAAATCTGAAGCACATTGTGGCTTTAGGCAAACGACAAACTTTTTTATCAATACGGTTGACTATTTTGACAACAAGTCTATATTATACAATagtttttaacattttttgaacttataaaaaaaataccgagaCTTGAATTTTGCCCTATTAATAGTTCAAGAGAATGATCGACTATTTTTACTGAAAGACGGTTGATGGTTGTAACTGGCCTCCCTTGTACCCTAATGATGAACCTTTCTCCTTTTGTCTTGATTGGAAAACACCTTCAGTTTCTCTTTGTGCTTTCTTGTGCAATCACTGCTCATGTGTTTTCAGCAATCCCCACAGTTCTTTAGCAGTAAGTTTGGATAAGTCTCTAGACTCCTCTATAACTGGAATAACAACATCAAACTTGTATTGCAAATTAAGTATTCAAAAATCTTCAGCACCTGTTTATCTTTTGGAATAACTGATTCTCCAAGAAATTTCGTTTGATTCATCATCTCTATAAATCTTGAAGAGAgtattctttaatattttcagcatttttcattttcaacttTTTAAAATCCCTTCTTAAATTCTACAACCGTAGTGTTCTGACTTTTTCTGAGCCTTGAAACTCCTCTTTCAAAATATCCCATGCCTGTTTTGCTGACGTAGCTCCAAAGATTCTAGAACAAATGTTATCTGGAATAGTTGAGTGAAGACATGAAAGAGCCCCTTCCTTGCGAGCTTTGATTTCAGCCATTGTTGGATTTTCTCTCAAAGAAACTTCATCAAATCCTCTTTCAACTTATTCCCATATATCATATGCCATCAAGAATGACTTCATTTTTACTGACCAATACTCCTAATTTTCTCCtgataaaattcttttatttttcattcatttagaGGAGTGTTTATGCAAGATAGATGACTTTTTGATTCAAATACAACCTTCCAAATTCCTAACCTTttaatgcaatgcaacacaacTTTCTAAGTAACACACGCTACTTAAAGCATCATACATTGACATTCAAATGTATTAGAAAACGTATCATAACTCAATAGATATCACCCCTCTTCAGCGTATCAAACGACGTTGTAAATCTTTACAAGTCGCTAGCTAATGATGATGACGACGACGATGTGGCTGCAGGTAAGTTGGAAGAGGACGCTGAGTTTGGCATTTCAGAGCATAGGGGTGATATATGGGGACATAGGGACGTCCCCACTATACGTGTACGCTAGCACCTTCACGGATGGGATTGGGCAAACAGAGGACCTCTTGGCCGTGCTATCTCTCATAATCTATACCATCCTCCTCATTCCCATGCTCAAGTACATCTTCATTGTGTTGTTGGCCAACGATAACGGCGACGGGGGCACCTTTGCGCTGTACTCGCTTATATGTCGGTACGCAAAGGTGAGCTTGATACCGAACCAGCAGCCGGAGGACCAGCAGCTATCCCATTACAGCCTCGACATCCCCTCCAAACAGCTCAAACGGGCTCACAAGATCAAGCACAAGCTCGAGACTAGTAAAACATCCCAGGTTATGCTCTTCCTCGTTACCATCCTCGGCACTTCCATGGTCATTGGCGATGGCGTCCTAACTCCCAGCATCTCAGGTTCATTCATCCACTCATTTAATTCCTTTCTACGTAATTTAATATCATCGTCAACCAGGATGCATATATTTATGCATGCTCTAGATATTTGAAAGAGTTTTGCTTAAATACTTGAATTTGGTGTCTTGCAGTTCTCTCTGCTGTCAGCGGAATCAAAGCCTTAAGCCAAAGTAAGTAGGtgtttgaagaaagaaaatacataaattGGGAGTGTTAAggaaacttaaaatttaaaatttattagtcTTGGATTGATTGATTATTGCACTATTGCAGATGCTATTGTGGGCATTTCGGTTGTGATCCTGGTCATTCTGTTTTCTGTTCAACGATTTGGCACTGACAAAGTGGGCTACTCCTTCGCTCCCATCGTCTTGTTGTGGTTTACATTCATTGGCGGAATTGGGCTCTACAATTTGTTCAAATATGATGTGGGTGTATTGCGGGCTTTTAATCCCAAGTACATGATAGATTACTTCAAGAGAGACGGGAAGAAGGCATGGATCTCTCTTGGTGGGGTTGTTTTGTGCATAACAGGGACAGAAGCCATGTTTGCTGATCTCGGCCACTTTAACATCCGAGCAGTCCAGGTACCAGGGCACAAATTAAGCTCTTTGACCGCTTTCTCAcaataaatatatgcatattatatatatatatatacttaaacttatatatatatggatcatAATGGCAGATTAGCTTCTCTGGAATCGTGTTTCCTGCATTACTATGTGCGTACAGTGGACAAGCTGCCTACCTGGTCAAACACCCTACTCATGTGGGTAACACTTTCTATGACTCCATTCCaggtacatacatacatacatacatacatatgtaaTATCCCATCGATCCTGACCcacaatcattaattaatgtatgttgttaaattattaattatatattatatatgaatgaattaTCAGGTACATGacatccacacacacacacacatatatatgattgACGATgccaattaataattatttattaatataattgcATGCAGATCCATTGTACTGGCCAACTTTTGTCGTGGCTGTTGCGGCTGCTATCATTGCGAGCCAAGCCATGATATCCGGCGCCTTTGCCATCATCTCGCAGTCCCTCAGCCTGGGTTGCTTCCCACCGGTTAAAGTTGTGCACACCTCTGCCAAATACGAGGGCCAGGTTTACATACCAGACGTCAACTACATCCTCATGATTGCCTGCGTTTTGGTCACCGTCGGATTCAAATCCACAGAAAAGATTGGGCATGCCTATGGAATTGCTGTGGTCGCCGTCATGACCATCACAACCTGCATGGTCACTCTCATCATGCTTGTTATATGGAAGACGAGCATATGGTGGATTGCCTGCTTCTTCCTGGTGTTTATGTCCATAGAGTCCCTGTATCTCTCTTCTGTGCTCTACAAATTCATTCAGGGAGGTTACCTTCCACTGGCTTTCTCGGCGGTTCTCATGGGGGTCATGGGAGCATGGCACTACGTGCACAAAGAGAGATATATGTTTGAGCTGCGCAACAAGGTTTCCGGTGAGTTCATTAAAGACTTAGCCGTTAACCCAAATATCAACAGGGTGCCCGGAATTGGGCTTCTCTATTCCGAGCTCGTGCAGGGAATCCCACCCATTTTCCGTCACTTCATCGAAAACATACCCTCCATCCATTCGGTTGTGGTGATCATCTCCATAAAGGCCATTCCCATCAGTAAAGTGGAAATGGGGGAGAGGTTTCTATTCCGGCAGGTTGAACCCAGACACTTCCGGGTGTTCCGGTGCGTGGTGAGATATGGGTACAATGATGCAATCGATGAGCCCAAGGAGTTTGAGCGGCTGCTGGTGGAGAACCTGAAAGAGTTCATCAGGAATGAGCATTTCATTTCAGAAGGAGTAGAGCAAACCATCGCCGCGCCGGCGACGGAGCAGCAATCCCATTCTACCGGAGCCGGCGGCAAGGTGAAAGGGCCCAGTTCATCGACGGTTCATATTGAGGAGTCACTAGAGCAGCAGAAAAACTCATCCCGCGTGTCATCGGCATCCATCGGCTCCTCCAACCAAACCGTGTCGGTGTCTTCACCGACGATCCAAGGAGCCGACGAGGAGATGCAATTTGTGCAGAAAGCAATGGACCATGGAGTGGTTTATCTGCTCGGAGAAACGGAAGTGACTGCCCAACACAATTCATCCCTCTTCAAGAAGGTGGTTGTCAACCATGTCTATAATTTCCTGAGAAAAAACTTTAGGCAAGGCGAAAAAGTGTTGGCAAAACCACAAAGTCGGCTTCTTAGGGTTGGGATGACCTACGAGATATGACTCATTCAATCTCTATATATCACTACTATGTTTGTATCCATACGTATATGAAATGTGTTAATAGTTGAAAGACCTGTTAATCACAATAAAAGCTTGTCTTGAAGTGTCTTTAAGAAGACTCTCGGATTGTATTAGAGTTTGTCAAATTGGCTGATGCAAGTATATATGAAGTTTGTGAATGAACGCTTGTTGTAATATGTAAATAATGAGAGTATGAATAAGGAAGCAAAAGAAGTCATCTCTTATACCTGTGCCTCTTACCTTCTAATATTTACTTAAAGAACCATATATGGTCGCGATCTCTATGCGGTTCACAATCATTTCTAGAGATATTTCTATTGTAGATGCAATATGAATAATCTTTCCTTACCTCATTAGTACacaatatgtgtgtgtgtgtgtgtatatgatgCATGTGTGAGGATTGAAAAGGTGTTGTTACTCTCTGTAGGTGTTGGTATCTATGAATTCCTTTAGTTCTGTTTTCTCATGATTAATATTAATGTGTGAGGATTGAAAAGGTGTTGTTACTCTTTGTAGGTGTTGGTATCTATGAATTCCTTTAGTTCTGTTTTCTCATGATTAATATTAATATGctatgatgcatatatatatatatattatgcatctataaataaataaattctgaaGCTTTGGTTCCAGTACATGATGTTGGGAAAAACGGGATTAATatatcaaagattcaatgaCTCCAAGGCACGTAACGATGCTATCTTTTAAGAGATGTTTCTCCCCGTGTCTATATTGTTACTAACGGGTTTAGAGAAAATCTCTCTCAAGATACAATGGAGTTCTACGTTTGATTCGAACCGTGACAAGTTCGATCAAGCCGAAGAGAAACTTGGTTATAGGAAATCTGATGATGCCGAATAAATGAATGGGATATGAGACGTTGTTTTTGGATCATTGCAAAcgacaaaaataaacatattatataGAGCATAAATGTCTATTTGGAAGAGGTATATCTCTCCAATCATAAAAACAAAGGTGTGTCTGGTTAATTCGAAACATCACAACCTTTAAACATAACCtgttagtaattaattaattactaatcAATCCTCATATCTAAATTATGTTTACCTTTCGAGGGCATTGCCCTCGAGCCCCCACGAGGGGGCGCTGCCCCCTCTACCCCGTCGCGAAGCAACAAACACAAATCGAGGCAGCAAGTCATATTCAAAGatgaacataaaaataaatatgaaaaaatatctaACATATCTCCCCcattttttagtatttattttagaaaaaaaaaataatgacaagTATGCAACGGTTGTATCACCTAAGTGATTGCCTACGTACCCTTTTGGGATCAAGCTACCATAGTTCGTGCAATGCAAATGCAAAGGCATCATCGCAAGAAATCATACATAAATGAAAGTAGCTTTTAACTTTGAACTTTCACTTAGGGCCTATTTGATTGCacttattttctatggaaaatgagtATTTTCCACCTAAATTCTGacttttgtagtgtttgattgcatttatTTTCTAGGAAAATTAAGTTCCCATTTTCGATCACGTGATACTC
It contains:
- the LOC127796472 gene encoding potassium transporter 5 — encoded protein: MDPTAGTGGGEEASEMRQEETTQIPNMKERKVSWAKLRRVDSLNLEAGRLLFSRSHASTVSWKRTLSLAFQSIGVIYGDIGTSPLYVYASTFTDGIGQTEDLLAVLSLIIYTILLIPMLKYIFIVLLANDNGDGGTFALYSLICRYAKVSLIPNQQPEDQQLSHYSLDIPSKQLKRAHKIKHKLETSKTSQVMLFLVTILGTSMVIGDGVLTPSISVLSAVSGIKALSQNAIVGISVVILVILFSVQRFGTDKVGYSFAPIVLLWFTFIGGIGLYNLFKYDVGVLRAFNPKYMIDYFKRDGKKAWISLGGVVLCITGTEAMFADLGHFNIRAVQISFSGIVFPALLCAYSGQAAYLVKHPTHVGNTFYDSIPDPLYWPTFVVAVAAAIIASQAMISGAFAIISQSLSLGCFPPVKVVHTSAKYEGQVYIPDVNYILMIACVLVTVGFKSTEKIGHAYGIAVVAVMTITTCMVTLIMLVIWKTSIWWIACFFLVFMSIESLYLSSVLYKFIQGGYLPLAFSAVLMGVMGAWHYVHKERYMFELRNKVSGEFIKDLAVNPNINRVPGIGLLYSELVQGIPPIFRHFIENIPSIHSVVVIISIKAIPISKVEMGERFLFRQVEPRHFRVFRCVVRYGYNDAIDEPKEFERLLVENLKEFIRNEHFISEGVEQTIAAPATEQQSHSTGAGGKVKGPSSSTVHIEESLEQQKNSSRVSSASIGSSNQTVSVSSPTIQGADEEMQFVQKAMDHGVVYLLGETEVTAQHNSSLFKKVVVNHVYNFLRKNFRQGEKVLAKPQSRLLRVGMTYEI